DNA from bacterium:
TTACACGCTGGTCGCGCTTCCAATCGCGGTTTACCTCAGCAACTATCAAAAGAGCGTGGTTCGCCGGGTCTTTTTTATCGCGCTGGCCTTCCTCACGTTCGCCGCAGTTGTCATCTCCTTCTCCCGCGCCGGTTTCGTCACGCTGGCGCTCATCCTCGTGTTAATTTTAATAATACCGGTGATAAAACTGAGATACCGCTTGATTCTTTTAATCCTCACCGTCTTGATAATCATCGCGGTCATCCCTTTCGAGTACTGGTCGCGGGTTGAAACCCTAAACTCCCTTTTCGAGAACGAGAATATGGAACGATCGGTGATGGTCAGAAAACAACTGATGGACACCTCCATCCACTTGTTTTTGGAAAATCCGATCTTCGGTGTGGGATACATGCAGTACCGAACGGCCCCCGAAAAGCTGCTTGGCGGTTACATCATAAAGCGAAGGCGCCTAACGGAGCACTCGGCGATCTTCCAGATCCTCGTCGAGTTCGGTCTGATAGGATTCATCCCCTTTGTGATTCTAATCATCCTCACCTTACGGTCAGGATTTCGCGCGATGAAGCTCGCCAAGTCGGCCGGTGACCAGGGGATTCGACTCCTGTCCACGGCGACGGTGGTGTCCCTTGTCTCCTTATTGATATTCAGTTTCATGTTGGGGACTTATACCAAATATCTTTATCTTTACATCACACTACCCATGGTGGCTTACGACATCGCAGTCAAAAAGCTGTCCCGCCCGGCAAAAGAGCGGGAGGTGGCAAACGAAGAGCACCTCGATTGAAGCCTGGTGTGAGCGCCCTTCGGTTCTTCACGCCATCGGGCCGTGGTGCATGGCCGGAGCCGAGAAGCAGCTCGCAAACATCGCCGGCCGGATGGCGAAGATGGGATGGCGGGTGGAAATAGTGGTCCTGGGTGAGGAGTGGAATGAAACCGTCACCCGAATCGCGAACCCTTGCCCCGTCGTAACCCTGCCGAACCGCCCCCGGGGGCCGGCCCGTCTCCGGGCCCTGGCGGAGAAGCTGGAACGGGAAGACTGGCCGCTGGTGGCGGGTCAGCTATTCTCGGGGAACCTCTACGCCGTGGCCGCGGCCCGCAGGACCGGCAGAAAAGCGATTGTCTTCGAGGGGGGGTTGGAACCCTGGAAGCGCTGGTATCACCTGACGGCCTGCCGGTGGTACTGGCGGAGGGCGGAGTTGATCGAGGTCAACTCCCGGGCGGTGGGAGGGATGGTTCTCGCTCGGGGCGGCTCGGAATCCAAGCTCCGGGTCATCCACAACGGCATCGAAGCCGGGCCGCACGTGACGGACGACGAGCGTACGGAAGCCAGGCGGAAGCTCGGGCTGACCTCGGGGCCGGTGTTGGTGATGGTGGCCA
Protein-coding regions in this window:
- a CDS encoding O-antigen ligase family protein, whose product is MNLSQPGIFQRANGRLLEYARQHRNLTACAFLAMAYLVACAILHLPYYFVGLLVVGIIVLGISLKYPFVAYLGYIFVVNFLPYGFLGSDTFTLAKIGGVFLLAVTIAVTAIRTPEYGQRIKRAFDKRGIAVLILIAAGSISTIVSHNPRSEFFEQHFQFLALFALTRIYVDTEKRLWWLLVVILLARGLDSALGLYQYLTVPDCGRIAGNFIDPNEYACYTLVALPIAVYLSNYQKSVVRRVFFIALAFLTFAAVVISFSRAGFVTLALILVLILIIPVIKLRYRLILLILTVLIIIAVIPFEYWSRVETLNSLFENENMERSVMVRKQLMDTSIHLFLENPIFGVGYMQYRTAPEKLLGGYIIKRRRLTEHSAIFQILVEFGLIGFIPFVILIILTLRSGFRAMKLAKSAGDQGIRLLSTATVVSLVSLLIFSFMLGTYTKYLYLYITLPMVAYDIAVKKLSRPAKEREVANEEHLD
- a CDS encoding glycosyltransferase, which codes for MAGAEKQLANIAGRMAKMGWRVEIVVLGEEWNETVTRIANPCPVVTLPNRPRGPARLRALAEKLEREDWPLVAGQLFSGNLYAVAAARRTGRKAIVFEGGLEPWKRWYHLTACRWYWRRAELIEVNSRAVGGMVLARGGSESKLRVIHNGIEAGPHVTDDERTEARRKLGLTSGPVLVMVANLRHPKDPQTLVKATARLKNTHPGIRTLFAGEGLLRPEVEDLIRKLGLGEEAQLLGRTEDVRGVLAAADVFCHSSLSEGLPNAVIEAQAAGVPCVVSRAGGSTELVTDGDRGLVFEIGDVDGCAAAISRLLENPREAERMAENSRAWVIRELSFERNLDQHRRLYEEALGIV